The Argopecten irradians isolate NY chromosome 16, Ai_NY, whole genome shotgun sequence genome window below encodes:
- the LOC138310714 gene encoding uncharacterized protein, with protein sequence MGKVKRNRQKFHAAAKKKEDNKAEVVDMLDMDTDAKLPSTPAWDSENMFKGTKINKETLKQELPDFDARSTITSKSLKGLNMKKKDKKKLRHELWMKKLSSIDKAKKDAKAKKKRQQTPVVGDIGLLGEALPTLDLLLKGSTGSKPSDKKETSTKSIPKEKQRRKQMMNDISIFKQVLAHPSYVENPTDTIKEHLQNKLLQEETMDT encoded by the exons ATGGGTAAAGTGAAAAGGAACCGACAGAAGTTCCATGCAGCAGCTAAGAAGAAAGAAGACAATAAGGCAGAAGTTGTGGATATGCTCGACATGGATACTGATGCAAAG CTGCCATCAACACCAGCTTGGGATAGTGAGAACATGTTCAAAG GGACGAAGATAAACAAAGAAACGTTAAAACAAGAGTTGCCTGACTTTGATGCTCGAAGTACAATTACCAGCAAGTCTCTGAAAGGCCTCAACATGAAGAAGAAGGATAAGAAGAAACTGCGACATGAACTTTGGATGAAAA AGCTGAGTTCTATAGACAAAGCCAAGAAAGATGCTAAAGCCAAGAAAAAACGACAACAGACTCCAGTGGTGGGTGACATTGGTCTCCTTGGGGAGGCATTGCCGACCCTTGACCTTTTACTGAAGGGGTCAACAGGTTCAAAACCAAG TGATAAAAAAGAAACATCTACAAAAAGTATTCCCAAAGAAAAACAACGACGCaaacaaat GATGAATGACATTTCTATATTCAAACAAGTGTTGGCACATCCTTCTTATGTTGAGAATCCTACAGACACTATCAAGGAACACTTACAAAATAAACTCTTACAGGAGGAAACAATGGACACGTGA